A region of Nostoc sp. 'Peltigera membranacea cyanobiont' N6 DNA encodes the following proteins:
- the sigC gene encoding RNA polymerase sigma factor SigC: protein MPATSFYADAPYNTKKSRQALDSDLTVDESELSVDDLHELEIATVDNANFAASTNRRSTDLVRLYLQEIGRVRLLGRDEEVSEAQKVQRYLRMRIVLANAAKQGDEVITPYLRLIEVQERLTSELGHRPSLERWAATADIILSDLRPTLADGKRRWAEIAKLTVEELEQVQTQGLQAKEHMIKANLRLVVSVAKKYQNRGLELLDLVQEGTLGLERAVEKFDPTKGYRFSTYAYWWIRQGITRAIATSSRTIRLPVHITEKLNKIKKAQRKIAQEKGRTPTLEDLATELEMTPTQVREVLLRVPRSVSLETKVGKDKDTELGELLETDCVTPEEMLMRESLQRDLHHLLSDLTSRERDVILMRFGLADGHPYSLAEIGRALDLSRERVRQIESKALQKLRQPKRRNLIRDYLESLS from the coding sequence ATGCCAGCAACATCTTTTTATGCAGATGCCCCCTACAACACCAAAAAGTCCCGCCAGGCTTTGGACTCGGATCTCACGGTTGATGAAAGCGAGTTATCGGTAGATGATTTACATGAGCTAGAGATAGCAACTGTAGACAATGCTAACTTTGCTGCTAGCACCAACCGTCGGAGTACAGACCTAGTACGCCTGTATCTTCAAGAAATTGGTCGGGTTCGCTTGTTGGGGCGAGATGAAGAGGTTTCAGAAGCTCAAAAAGTCCAACGTTACTTGCGGATGCGGATAGTGCTTGCTAATGCCGCAAAGCAAGGAGATGAAGTGATTACACCTTATCTGAGGTTAATTGAAGTTCAAGAACGTCTGACCTCAGAACTAGGACATCGCCCGTCTTTAGAAAGGTGGGCTGCTACTGCTGACATAATATTATCCGATCTCAGACCGACTTTGGCAGATGGCAAACGTCGCTGGGCAGAAATTGCCAAGTTGACTGTAGAAGAGTTGGAGCAAGTTCAGACCCAAGGACTGCAAGCAAAAGAACACATGATTAAGGCTAATCTTCGCCTAGTTGTGTCTGTTGCTAAGAAGTATCAAAATCGCGGTTTAGAATTGTTGGATTTAGTCCAAGAAGGCACACTAGGTTTGGAGCGGGCTGTAGAAAAATTTGACCCCACCAAGGGTTATCGCTTCAGTACTTATGCTTACTGGTGGATTCGTCAGGGAATTACAAGAGCGATCGCAACTTCTAGTCGCACCATCCGCCTCCCTGTCCATATTACCGAAAAGTTAAACAAAATCAAAAAGGCCCAACGCAAAATTGCTCAAGAAAAAGGTCGCACCCCAACTCTAGAAGATTTAGCAACTGAGTTAGAGATGACACCGACCCAAGTAAGAGAAGTTTTGTTACGGGTTCCTCGCTCTGTTTCTTTGGAAACCAAAGTCGGCAAAGATAAAGACACCGAGTTAGGCGAATTACTTGAAACTGACTGTGTAACCCCAGAAGAAATGTTAATGCGAGAATCTTTACAAAGAGACTTGCATCATCTTTTATCAGATTTGACTAGCCGAGAACGCGATGTAATTTTAATGCGGTTTGGTTTGGCTGATGGTCATCCTTACTCTTTAGCAGAAATTGGCCGCGCTCTCGACTTATCGCGCGAACGAGTTCGGCAAATTGAATCCAAGGCTTTGCAAAAGCTACGCCAACCCAAGCGTCGCAACCTCATCCGCGACTATTTGGAGTCTCTAAGTTAG
- a CDS encoding Fur family transcriptional regulator codes for MTVYTTTSLKAELNERGWRLTPQRETILHIFQELPQGEHLSAEDLYHRLETDGEGKGISLSTIYRTLKLMARMGLLRELELGEGHKHYEINQPYPHHHHHLICVRCNSTIEFKNDSILKIGSKTAQKEGFHLLDCQMTIHAVCPKCQRALMPL; via the coding sequence ATGACTGTCTACACAACTACTTCACTCAAGGCAGAACTGAACGAACGAGGCTGGCGATTAACTCCCCAGCGCGAAACGATTTTACACATTTTTCAAGAACTTCCGCAAGGCGAACATCTGAGTGCGGAGGATCTTTATCATCGGTTAGAAACTGATGGTGAAGGGAAAGGGATCAGTTTGTCAACTATTTATCGGACTTTGAAGTTGATGGCCAGGATGGGACTTTTACGGGAATTAGAATTGGGCGAGGGACATAAGCATTATGAGATCAACCAGCCCTATCCCCATCATCACCATCACTTAATTTGTGTTAGATGCAACTCAACTATTGAGTTTAAAAATGACTCAATTTTAAAAATTGGGTCGAAAACTGCTCAAAAAGAAGGTTTCCACCTGCTTGATTGTCAAATGACAATTCATGCAGTGTGTCCCAAGTGCCAACGGGCGTTGATGCCGCTTTAG
- a CDS encoding NAD(P)H-dependent glycerol-3-phosphate dehydrogenase translates to MTNSKFVAILGAGAWGASLANLATANGHQVRVWSRQGSQTLQAVLENAQIILSAISMIGVRDVASQVQCFPLSPETIFVTATKGLDPQTTCTPSQIWQTVFPVHAVVVLSGPNLSKEIQLDLPAATVVASNISTAAEVVQLVFSSHRFRVYTNPDPLGVELGGTLKNVIAIAAGVCDGLHLGTNAKAALVTRGLTEMVRIGNDWGAKTETFYGLSGLGDLLATCNSPLSRNYQVGYQLAGGKTLQETLANLQGTAEGVNTCQVLMQRAKQQNIPVPITEQVYRLLQGEVTPQQALDELMLRDIKPEYNY, encoded by the coding sequence ATGACTAATTCAAAATTTGTAGCAATTCTGGGTGCAGGTGCTTGGGGTGCATCTCTAGCAAATCTCGCCACAGCAAATGGTCATCAGGTACGCGTGTGGTCGCGTCAAGGTTCGCAAACTCTCCAAGCAGTGTTAGAAAATGCTCAAATAATCCTGTCTGCAATCTCAATGATTGGTGTCAGAGATGTTGCTTCCCAAGTCCAGTGTTTCCCCCTTTCTCCAGAGACAATTTTTGTGACGGCGACCAAAGGCTTAGATCCTCAAACCACCTGTACGCCGTCGCAAATTTGGCAAACAGTATTTCCTGTCCATGCAGTAGTTGTTTTGTCTGGGCCTAATTTATCTAAAGAAATCCAACTAGATTTACCAGCAGCAACAGTGGTAGCCAGTAATATTTCCACAGCTGCCGAAGTAGTGCAGTTAGTATTTTCTTCTCATCGTTTCCGGGTATATACCAATCCCGACCCCTTGGGGGTGGAACTGGGGGGAACACTAAAAAATGTGATTGCGATCGCAGCTGGTGTATGCGATGGTTTACATCTAGGAACCAATGCCAAAGCTGCTTTAGTCACCCGAGGACTCACAGAAATGGTTCGCATCGGTAACGACTGGGGTGCAAAGACGGAAACATTTTATGGTTTATCGGGTCTTGGAGACTTGTTAGCAACCTGCAATAGTCCCTTAAGTCGCAATTATCAAGTCGGCTACCAGCTAGCTGGTGGAAAAACACTTCAAGAAACTCTTGCAAATTTACAAGGAACTGCTGAAGGAGTGAACACTTGCCAGGTTTTGATGCAACGAGCCAAGCAACAAAACATTCCGGTTCCAATTACTGAGCAAGTTTATCGGTTACTTCAGGGTGAAGTCACACCCCAACAAGCACTTGATGAACTGATGCTGCGAGATATCAAGCCAGAGTACAACTACTAA
- the cobN gene encoding cobaltochelatase subunit CobN, which produces MHRISSTSGGWNQSEGLIFVEQTPAPFVLITAADTDIQTLAAAVTKLPPSFPALRVANLLQLQQQLSIDTYGEQVLELAQVIILRLLGGRSYWGYGLEVVQEIVQRNGRTLIVMPGDDAFDPDLISQSTVPLAIVNQIWQYFSEGGVENFVNALQFISDSCLLTAYNPAAPQPIPRVGLYEWGVGEQGSRGAEEQRSRGELELRSSTFEPDESTSELRSSTFEPDESTSELRSSTFELDESTSELRSSTFEPDESTSELRSSTFEPDESTSELRSSTFELDESTSELDESTSELRSSTFEPDESTSELRSSTSDTRSSTFELDERSSNSPLLLCSSAPLLPCSPTPQSPIPKIGILFYRAHYLAGNTKVIDALCEALVQKNLQPVPVFVSSLREPDVQAELSEFFQPKEAESIAVLLNTTSFSLARLESETPQTELWEKLDVPVLQVILSGGSIEQWESQFQGLSPRDIGMNVALPEVDGRIITRAVSFKAVQTRNPHLETDVVIYEPVSDRIEFVAKLAANWARLRSKPPQERRIALILANYPNRNGRLANGVGLDTPASCVEILQALHLAGYEVENPPAQGDELIQRLTDGVTNDPEGQELLPVHQSLSWEEYQEYFASLPPAVQQGISERWGMGNGDWGLGTRDWGLGTGEKENGINERNTQYPIPNPQSQIPIPVPGIQLGNIFVGIQPARGYDNDPSLNYHAPDLEPTHAYLAFYYWVRECFGADAVVHVGKHGNLEWLPGKSVALSSNCYPEVAFGALPHLYPFIVNDPGEGSQAKRRAQAVIIDHLTPPMTRAELYGSLQQLENLIDEYYEADSLDPSRLPVIRDRIHELVIKENLHLDLGIQNETEIFNSESLVLNSIGGYLCELKEAQIRDGLHIFGQCPQGRQLRDLIVAIARIPNRHSSGITRAIAQDWGLDFDPLTADLSMPSGEYSVVNGTECRTIGDIVEVLEEHAALLVEQIINQNSEFRNQESCRDAIHHVSTWISDRLLPALQQTDREITHLLHGLDGGYVPSAPSGAPTRGRPEVLPTGRNFYSVDIRAIPTETAWDIGRKAAETLVEYYTQEHGEYPKTLGLSLWGTATMRTGGDDIAEALALLGVQPVWDGAARRVVDFEILPLAILGRPRVDVTLRISGFFRDAFPNLIDLFDRAVSAVADLDEPPEQNPLADAVRQETELWTSQGLTVEEAVVRSRYRIFGSRPGAYGAGLQGLIESQNWTDDEDLARAYINWSSYAYSSGTGEAGGAGEAGGAGEAGVAGGAGEDKIANPQSPIPNTEAFKQRLSQMQVVLHNQDNREHDLLDSDDYYQFQGGLTAAVRSLQGKNPQTYFGDNSIPAQPRVRQLKEEISRVYRSRVVNPKWIAGVMRHGYKGAFEMAATVDFLFAYDATAKCVEDYMYQGIVEAYLLDPVVSEFIQEKNPYALRDIAEKLLEAHKRNLWEDVNIGTLEALRNLVHQAEAVIEEKSMV; this is translated from the coding sequence ATGCATCGTATAAGTAGCACATCGGGTGGATGGAATCAGTCAGAGGGTTTAATTTTTGTAGAACAAACTCCCGCGCCTTTCGTGTTGATTACGGCTGCTGATACTGACATTCAAACCTTGGCAGCTGCGGTGACAAAGTTACCCCCAAGCTTTCCGGCATTAAGAGTCGCCAACCTATTGCAGTTGCAGCAACAATTAAGCATAGATACTTATGGCGAGCAAGTTTTGGAACTTGCCCAAGTAATTATTTTGCGCCTGTTAGGAGGACGTTCTTACTGGGGCTATGGATTAGAAGTAGTGCAAGAAATTGTGCAACGAAATGGTAGAACCCTCATTGTAATGCCAGGGGATGACGCTTTCGATCCCGATTTAATTTCCCAGTCTACCGTGCCCTTGGCTATTGTTAACCAAATATGGCAGTATTTTAGCGAAGGCGGCGTGGAAAATTTCGTTAATGCTCTGCAATTTATCTCCGATAGTTGCTTATTAACTGCATATAATCCTGCGGCACCTCAACCGATTCCGCGTGTGGGATTGTATGAGTGGGGAGTGGGAGAGCAGGGGAGCAGGGGAGCAGAGGAGCAGAGGAGCAGGGGAGAGTTAGAACTTCGTTCATCCACCTTTGAACCGGATGAATCCACCTCTGAACTCCGTTCATCCACCTTTGAACCGGATGAATCCACCTCTGAACTCCGTTCATCCACCTTTGAACTGGATGAATCCACCTCTGAACTCCGTTCATCCACCTTTGAACCGGATGAATCCACCTCTGAACTCCGTTCATCCACCTTTGAACCGGATGAATCCACCTCTGAACTCCGTTCATCCACCTTTGAACTGGATGAATCCACCTCTGAACTGGATGAATCCACCTCTGAACTCCGTTCATCCACCTTTGAACCGGATGAATCCACCTCTGAACTCCGTTCATCCACCTCAGATACTCGTTCATCCACCTTTGAACTGGATGAACGAAGTTCTAACTCTCCCCTGCTCCTCTGCTCCTCTGCTCCCCTGCTCCCCTGCTCTCCCACTCCCCAATCCCCAATCCCCAAAATCGGCATCCTTTTTTACCGCGCTCATTATTTAGCGGGAAACACTAAAGTAATTGATGCTTTATGTGAAGCTTTAGTACAGAAAAATTTACAACCAGTGCCAGTGTTTGTTTCCTCATTGCGTGAACCCGATGTCCAAGCAGAGTTGAGTGAATTTTTCCAACCCAAAGAAGCCGAATCAATAGCTGTGCTGCTGAATACCACTAGTTTTTCTCTAGCACGGTTGGAAAGCGAAACACCCCAAACTGAACTATGGGAAAAATTAGATGTACCTGTGTTGCAGGTAATCCTGAGTGGCGGATCGATTGAGCAGTGGGAGTCACAATTTCAAGGGCTTTCTCCCCGCGATATTGGGATGAATGTGGCGCTACCAGAAGTAGATGGGCGAATTATTACTCGTGCTGTCTCTTTTAAAGCCGTACAAACTCGTAATCCCCATTTAGAGACAGATGTGGTAATTTATGAACCAGTCAGCGATCGCATTGAGTTCGTTGCTAAACTAGCAGCAAACTGGGCGCGTCTGCGTTCCAAACCACCCCAAGAACGGCGAATTGCCCTAATTTTGGCAAATTACCCCAACCGCAATGGACGGCTTGCCAACGGCGTGGGACTAGACACTCCAGCTAGTTGTGTAGAAATCCTCCAAGCTCTACATCTAGCTGGTTATGAAGTAGAAAATCCCCCCGCTCAAGGAGATGAGTTGATTCAACGGCTGACAGATGGCGTAACAAACGATCCCGAAGGACAAGAATTGCTTCCGGTACACCAAAGTCTTTCTTGGGAAGAATACCAAGAATATTTCGCTTCTTTACCGCCAGCAGTTCAGCAAGGTATTAGTGAAAGGTGGGGAATGGGGAATGGGGACTGGGGACTGGGGACTAGGGACTGGGGACTAGGGACTGGGGAAAAGGAAAATGGGATAAACGAGAGGAATACCCAATACCCAATACCCAATCCCCAATCCCAAATCCCAATCCCCGTTCCCGGAATTCAACTCGGCAACATCTTTGTGGGAATTCAGCCAGCAAGGGGTTATGATAATGACCCCAGTTTGAATTATCATGCACCAGATTTAGAACCAACTCATGCTTATTTAGCTTTCTACTATTGGGTTAGAGAATGTTTTGGTGCTGATGCTGTAGTTCATGTAGGGAAACACGGAAATCTAGAATGGCTACCCGGAAAAAGCGTGGCTTTATCCAGCAATTGTTATCCAGAAGTGGCTTTCGGCGCACTTCCCCACCTGTACCCGTTTATTGTCAACGATCCTGGTGAAGGTTCTCAAGCCAAACGTCGCGCTCAAGCCGTGATTATAGATCACCTAACGCCGCCAATGACTCGTGCTGAACTCTACGGTTCTTTGCAACAGTTAGAAAATTTAATTGATGAGTATTATGAAGCGGACAGTTTAGATCCTTCGCGTTTACCAGTCATTCGCGATCGCATCCACGAACTGGTAATCAAAGAAAATCTCCATCTAGATTTAGGAATCCAAAATGAAACCGAAATTTTTAATTCTGAATCTCTAGTTTTGAATTCCATTGGTGGTTATCTGTGTGAATTGAAAGAAGCCCAAATCCGCGACGGCTTGCACATTTTTGGGCAATGTCCCCAAGGAAGGCAGCTGCGAGACTTAATAGTAGCGATCGCTCGCATCCCCAATCGCCATTCTTCAGGGATTACCCGTGCTATAGCTCAAGATTGGGGTTTAGATTTCGATCCCCTCACAGCCGATTTGTCAATGCCCAGTGGTGAATATTCGGTAGTTAATGGCACAGAATGCCGCACCATCGGCGATATAGTTGAAGTCCTAGAAGAACACGCCGCCCTTTTAGTAGAACAAATAATAAATCAGAATTCAGAATTTAGAAATCAGGAATCTTGTAGAGACGCGATTCATCACGTCTCTACCTGGATAAGCGATCGCCTCCTTCCAGCTTTACAACAAACCGATCGAGAAATCACCCACTTATTACACGGACTTGATGGCGGATACGTCCCCAGCGCCCCATCTGGCGCACCCACACGCGGCCGCCCAGAAGTTCTACCAACTGGGAGAAACTTTTATTCTGTCGATATTCGCGCCATTCCCACAGAGACAGCTTGGGATATCGGGAGAAAAGCTGCTGAAACCCTGGTTGAATATTACACTCAAGAGCATGGTGAATATCCCAAAACACTAGGTTTATCATTGTGGGGAACAGCCACCATGAGAACAGGCGGTGATGATATTGCCGAAGCCTTAGCTTTACTCGGAGTCCAGCCTGTGTGGGATGGTGCAGCACGGCGAGTAGTGGATTTTGAAATTTTGCCCCTAGCAATTTTGGGACGGCCCCGGGTAGATGTCACCTTGCGAATTTCGGGATTCTTCCGCGATGCTTTTCCTAACTTAATTGACTTATTCGATCGAGCGGTATCAGCAGTAGCAGATTTAGATGAACCGCCAGAACAAAATCCCTTAGCGGATGCAGTTCGCCAAGAGACTGAATTGTGGACAAGCCAAGGATTAACTGTAGAAGAAGCCGTGGTGCGATCGCGTTATCGGATCTTTGGTTCTCGCCCAGGTGCTTACGGCGCAGGACTCCAAGGTTTAATTGAATCGCAAAACTGGACAGACGACGAAGATTTAGCCCGCGCCTACATCAACTGGAGTTCTTACGCCTACTCTTCGGGAACAGGGGAGGCAGGGGGAGCAGGGGAAGCAGGGGGGGCAGGGGAAGCAGGGGTGGCAGGGGGAGCAGGGGAGGATAAAATTGCCAATCCCCAATCCCCAATCCCCAATACCGAAGCCTTCAAGCAACGCTTATCTCAAATGCAAGTTGTCTTGCACAATCAAGATAACCGCGAACACGACTTACTCGATTCTGATGATTATTACCAATTTCAGGGTGGTTTAACAGCTGCGGTGCGTTCTCTACAAGGAAAAAATCCCCAAACTTATTTTGGTGATAATTCCATACCCGCTCAACCACGAGTCCGCCAACTGAAAGAAGAGATTTCACGCGTGTATCGTTCTCGCGTAGTTAATCCCAAGTGGATTGCAGGAGTAATGCGCCACGGTTACAAAGGTGCTTTTGAAATGGCGGCGACAGTAGATTTTTTATTCGCCTACGATGCTACAGCTAAATGTGTCGAAGATTATATGTATCAAGGCATAGTAGAGGCTTACTTGCTCGACCCAGTTGTGTCAGAATTTATTCAGGAAAAGAACCCTTATGCTCTGCGTGATATTGCTGAAAAATTATTAGAGGCACATAAGCGCAATTTGTGGGAGGATGTAAATATAGGAACATTAGAAGCTTTGAGGAACCTAGTACATCAAGCTGAAGCAGTTATCGAAGAAAAATCAATGGTGTAG
- a CDS encoding class I SAM-dependent methyltransferase, with protein sequence MSKKSDSQFQNLFTSAKSTNWDERLAQIAYRFNREYQGETFELPTEVQAMPIFREWIGGSFAGRIASPFWEVAQPQKNQHCIDIGCGISFLIYPWRDWQAFFHGQEISNVARDTLNSRGPQLNSKLFKGVELGAAHQLNYSPEQFDLAIATGFSCYFPLEYWNAVLAEVKRVLKPGGHFVFDILNPEQPLAEDWAVLETYLGAEVFLEPVAEWEKTIKAAGAKVVTQKLGELFQLYKVRF encoded by the coding sequence ATGTCTAAAAAGTCTGATTCGCAGTTCCAAAATCTCTTTACTTCAGCCAAATCAACCAATTGGGACGAAAGATTAGCCCAAATAGCCTATCGCTTTAACCGAGAGTATCAAGGTGAAACCTTTGAACTCCCAACCGAAGTTCAGGCGATGCCGATATTCCGTGAGTGGATTGGAGGTAGTTTTGCAGGGAGAATTGCTTCCCCTTTTTGGGAAGTTGCTCAACCTCAAAAAAACCAGCACTGTATAGATATTGGCTGTGGTATCAGCTTTTTAATCTATCCTTGGCGGGATTGGCAAGCATTTTTTCATGGGCAAGAAATCAGTAACGTGGCACGTGATACCCTTAATTCTCGCGGGCCACAGTTGAATTCCAAGCTGTTCAAAGGTGTTGAGTTGGGAGCAGCCCATCAGTTAAACTATTCACCAGAGCAGTTTGATCTAGCGATCGCAACAGGATTTAGCTGCTATTTTCCACTAGAATACTGGAATGCAGTACTGGCAGAAGTTAAGCGAGTCTTAAAACCAGGTGGACATTTTGTATTTGACATCCTCAATCCAGAACAACCTTTAGCAGAAGATTGGGCTGTTCTGGAAACCTATTTGGGGGCTGAGGTGTTTTTAGAGCCTGTAGCTGAGTGGGAAAAAACCATTAAGGCGGCTGGTGCGAAAGTAGTAACGCAGAAATTAGGGGAATTATTTCAATTGTATAAAGTGCGATTTTGA
- a CDS encoding GAF domain-containing sensor histidine kinase, whose product MLSSPDLSFCRTLPIVVFNQLGELLEQMAQTVECDPLVLTEAVLVRICIPPARQRQRFTLVVSERFSVLLAGNFDEEQGSYSGINARLTFNLDAIASFVYELTDLFEYDSDTHQNLERYQQIIRPNDVTLQSKFSLLLLEYLLTQPNQEIIAPPSPIGPAVYICQPVEDALKKQVSQERLLNQVTTQIRKSLDLPVIMATAITQVREFLELDRLVIYKFEGSKVKTQQYQSSPDDGNGKHSTSISVNNQSLLKDFQEYGGYIVYEARATNAITSVLNYTEKNCFMRTSQCWEKYRQGFTLAVDDVEKTYALEECLLNFLRESQVRAKLAAPIIFEDKLWGLLIAHQCDEPHQWNDSEKNLLVAIAEQLAIAIHQAELMQTLTQEKQTLEQRVIERTIGLRDALLAAEAASRLRSEFLATISHELLTPLTYVIGMSSTLLRWPLGELSQRQRDYLQTIHDSGEHLLEMINDILDLSQIEAGKTALNISEFSLVNVAENAIESLQKKATSEQINLNLDLQIDPRRDRFTADAERISQILSNLLTNAIKFTPESGNVTLRLWVEDDTAIFQVEDTGIGIREEQLPLIFEKFQQLDTPYRRRYEGTGLGLALTKQLVELHRGRIEVESTISIGSIFTVWIPTQAMRVLS is encoded by the coding sequence ATGCTTAGTTCTCCTGATTTGAGCTTTTGTCGAACCTTACCTATTGTTGTATTTAATCAGCTTGGGGAATTGTTAGAACAGATGGCTCAAACTGTAGAATGTGACCCTCTGGTACTCACAGAAGCTGTTCTGGTGCGAATTTGTATACCTCCAGCGCGGCAAAGGCAAAGGTTTACATTAGTGGTTTCTGAGCGGTTTAGTGTCCTTTTGGCAGGAAACTTTGACGAGGAGCAGGGAAGTTATTCAGGAATCAATGCTCGGTTGACGTTTAATTTAGATGCGATCGCTTCTTTTGTCTACGAATTGACAGATTTATTTGAGTACGATTCTGATACTCACCAAAATCTCGAACGCTATCAGCAAATTATTAGACCCAATGATGTTACGCTCCAAAGTAAGTTCTCGCTGTTGTTATTAGAATATCTCCTAACTCAGCCAAACCAAGAAATAATAGCACCTCCAAGCCCAATTGGGCCCGCAGTTTATATCTGTCAGCCAGTGGAAGATGCCTTAAAAAAACAGGTTTCCCAAGAACGGTTGTTGAATCAGGTAACAACGCAGATCCGCAAAAGCCTGGATTTGCCAGTGATTATGGCAACGGCAATTACACAGGTGCGTGAGTTTCTAGAATTAGACCGATTAGTAATCTATAAATTTGAAGGTTCCAAAGTCAAGACTCAACAATACCAGTCTTCTCCAGATGATGGTAACGGTAAACACTCAACTTCTATTTCAGTAAATAATCAATCTCTACTAAAAGACTTCCAAGAGTATGGAGGTTATATTGTCTATGAAGCCCGTGCTACAAACGCCATTACATCTGTATTGAATTACACAGAAAAAAATTGCTTTATGCGAACCTCTCAATGTTGGGAGAAGTATCGTCAAGGCTTTACCTTAGCTGTGGATGATGTCGAAAAAACTTATGCTCTAGAAGAGTGTTTATTGAATTTTTTAAGGGAAAGCCAAGTTCGGGCCAAGTTGGCAGCACCGATTATATTTGAGGATAAATTGTGGGGTTTGCTGATTGCTCATCAGTGCGATGAACCCCATCAGTGGAATGATAGCGAAAAAAACTTGCTGGTTGCGATCGCCGAACAATTAGCGATCGCAATTCACCAAGCTGAGTTAATGCAAACCCTCACCCAAGAAAAACAAACTCTCGAACAACGAGTGATTGAACGCACAATTGGACTACGTGATGCTCTCCTCGCCGCCGAAGCTGCTAGCCGCCTCAGAAGTGAATTTCTCGCTACTATCAGTCACGAATTACTCACGCCTTTAACTTATGTGATTGGGATGTCGTCTACCTTGTTACGCTGGCCTTTGGGTGAATTGAGTCAACGACAACGCGACTATCTGCAAACAATCCACGATAGTGGAGAACATTTATTAGAAATGATTAATGACATCCTCGATTTATCGCAAATCGAGGCTGGGAAGACAGCTTTAAATATTTCAGAATTTTCTTTGGTGAATGTTGCTGAAAACGCTATAGAGTCGTTACAAAAAAAAGCAACAAGCGAACAAATTAATCTCAACCTTGATTTGCAAATCGATCCCAGGCGCGATCGCTTTACCGCCGATGCAGAACGAATATCCCAAATTCTCTCGAATCTGTTAACTAATGCGATTAAATTTACCCCCGAAAGTGGTAATGTTACCTTACGCCTTTGGGTGGAGGATGATACAGCTATTTTTCAAGTGGAAGATACCGGCATTGGTATCCGCGAAGAACAGTTACCATTAATCTTTGAAAAATTTCAGCAACTAGATACACCCTACCGCCGCCGCTACGAAGGTACTGGACTTGGATTAGCTTTAACTAAACAACTTGTAGAACTCCATCGGGGTCGAATTGAAGTAGAATCAACTATCAGTATTGGCTCAATTTTTACTGTATGGATACCAACTCAGGCAATGAGAGTGCTGAGTTAG
- a CDS encoding peptidoglycan-binding domain-containing protein: MENLAYLHLAFAYEDSTPSELVSLSSLFNKAAAPDWKRLSGRAWKYMLPLALSLSILGAVSSVIALETGDRGPSVRNLQQKLKTAGFYQTSVSQVYDASTQEAVRRFQKAAGLPVDGIVGSSTLQKLESWQAKKPSTTTTQAKKATVVSTQQAKNSSTTSSATTQRRNPNYLAKGDEGENVRVLQERLRVAGFYYGNATGIFGPITEESVKRFQDAYKLSVDGIAGPATLGKLPGVGIGDGEEAAPKKVVNRDKLRVGDRGEPVRVIQEQLIQAGYLEGEPNGYYGPYTADAVRRFQAANFLTASGVAGPTTRAKLYSSVNTASKSEFNTLEIQTRLRERGFYKGKLNGVMADDTKKAIKQAQEFYGISLKDLKSGRF; encoded by the coding sequence ATGGAAAATCTTGCGTATTTGCACCTAGCTTTCGCCTACGAAGACAGTACACCCAGTGAATTGGTCTCCCTCAGTTCTTTGTTTAACAAAGCAGCTGCACCAGACTGGAAACGGCTTTCTGGTAGGGCTTGGAAGTATATGTTGCCCCTTGCTCTGTCCTTATCTATTCTTGGCGCTGTCAGCAGCGTCATAGCACTGGAAACAGGCGATCGAGGCCCTTCTGTCAGAAATCTCCAACAAAAGTTAAAAACAGCAGGTTTTTACCAAACTTCTGTTAGCCAAGTATATGACGCATCCACACAAGAAGCTGTGCGCCGCTTCCAAAAGGCTGCTGGTTTACCAGTGGATGGCATTGTTGGATCGAGTACCCTGCAAAAATTAGAAAGTTGGCAAGCTAAAAAGCCTAGTACTACGACTACACAAGCTAAAAAAGCCACTGTTGTAAGTACACAACAAGCCAAAAATTCCAGCACTACTAGTTCAGCAACTACCCAGCGCCGTAATCCCAACTACCTGGCAAAGGGGGATGAAGGTGAAAATGTCAGGGTTTTGCAAGAACGCTTAAGAGTCGCAGGCTTTTATTACGGGAACGCCACGGGGATATTTGGCCCAATTACTGAAGAATCTGTGAAGCGGTTCCAAGATGCTTATAAATTAAGTGTGGATGGAATTGCTGGCCCAGCAACATTAGGTAAATTGCCAGGAGTTGGCATCGGTGATGGAGAAGAGGCGGCTCCCAAAAAGGTAGTCAATCGAGATAAACTCCGTGTAGGCGATCGCGGTGAGCCAGTTAGAGTTATCCAAGAACAATTGATCCAGGCAGGATATTTAGAGGGAGAGCCAAATGGCTACTATGGCCCCTATACTGCCGATGCTGTACGCAGATTTCAGGCAGCTAATTTCTTGACGGCAAGTGGCGTTGCTGGCCCAACTACGCGAGCTAAGTTATATAGCTCAGTTAATACTGCTAGCAAAAGCGAATTTAATACCCTAGAAATCCAAACGCGACTACGGGAGCGGGGTTTTTATAAAGGCAAGCTGAACGGTGTGATGGCAGATGACACCAAAAAAGCGATTAAACAAGCTCAAGAATTCTACGGCATTAGCCTCAAGGATCTTAAGAGCGGACGCTTTTAA